The following are encoded together in the Nitrosopumilus sp. b3 genome:
- a CDS encoding Lrp/AsnC family transcriptional regulator: MNLDDTDEKILKNLMMDARQSARQLALKLGMSTVTVLSRIKKLEKEKIIKGYTAIIDHEKIGYSLTAIIEIVAKNDKIVGIEEEISKFENVCGVYDITGSTDTIVVAKFKERNELSKFVKGLASITNVENTITHVVLNTAKEDFRLT, encoded by the coding sequence ATGAATCTAGACGATACAGATGAAAAGATTCTCAAAAATTTAATGATGGATGCGAGGCAATCAGCAAGACAGTTAGCACTCAAACTTGGAATGTCCACGGTTACTGTATTATCAAGAATAAAAAAATTGGAAAAAGAGAAGATCATCAAAGGGTATACTGCAATTATTGATCATGAAAAAATAGGGTATTCACTTACTGCAATAATAGAGATAGTTGCCAAAAATGACAAAATTGTTGGTATTGAAGAGGAAATATCAAAATTCGAAAATGTGTGCGGAGTATATGATATTACAGGTTCAACTGACACCATAGTAGTGGCAAAATTCAAGGAAAGAAATGAATTAAGCAAATTTGTAAAGGGACTTGCATCCATTACAAATGTGGAAAATACAATCACACATGTAGTTCTAAATACTGCAAAAGAAGATTTTAGATTGACTTAG
- a CDS encoding DnaJ domain-containing protein, producing MKRFSIFLISFVILGASQIADAQSNNLDMELEVTDEEKIILFSGFAIAVIGIFLFLARDIILRRKTSYDKEEHESKSEKTYEKYHSDWGDDYEELGTRKNTKEDKEFRDAALNNELPNYYEILGISNDATKEEIKQKFRELAKKTHPDKTKEDSEEEMIKLNKAYEVLSDKDRRERYDKYLNVG from the coding sequence ATGAAGCGATTTAGTATTTTTCTTATTTCATTTGTTATTCTTGGAGCATCACAGATAGCTGATGCTCAATCAAACAATCTAGATATGGAACTTGAAGTGACAGATGAAGAGAAAATAATTCTTTTTTCAGGGTTTGCCATTGCAGTAATTGGAATCTTTCTTTTTTTAGCAAGAGACATCATACTTCGTAGAAAAACATCTTACGATAAAGAGGAACATGAGTCAAAAAGTGAAAAAACTTATGAAAAATATCATTCAGATTGGGGAGATGATTATGAAGAGTTGGGTACAAGAAAGAATACAAAAGAAGATAAAGAATTTCGAGATGCGGCATTAAATAATGAGCTCCCAAATTATTATGAAATTCTAGGAATTTCAAATGATGCAACAAAAGAAGAAATTAAACAAAAGTTCAGAGAGCTTGCAAAAAAAACACACCCAGACAAGACCAAAGAAGATTCAGAAGAAGAGATGATTAAATTAAACAAAGCATACGAAGTGCTCTCAGATAAAGACAGGAGAGAGAGGTATGATAAATATCTAAACGTAGGCTAG